Proteins from one Podospora pseudoanserina strain CBS 124.78 chromosome 1, whole genome shotgun sequence genomic window:
- a CDS encoding hypothetical protein (EggNog:ENOG503NX0E; COG:S): MASLIMSLPSILQAPTAGEALSGIFGSVSLTAWICLLLPQLIANYKSKSADALSMKFLLIWLLGDIANLSGALWTSLAPSSIALGMYFCVADLILITQCTYYNTINARRRAREQHHHHPGHRRHSHRHPSADSDTTAVEDTPANEETPLVTEHRRPRSDSQTLLPGSHRRHSTHRRRRSSNLDPLTRIITGEDDTPDSNPWLHNALSLLAVWVVGGAGWFVSYRMGAWDSPDVPVDTEPISAEPQAIIGMVLGYISAVCYLCARIPQIIKNYKEKSCEGLALLFFLLSLTGNFTYGASVMSYSQDRDYLLRALPWLLGSFGTIVEDGVIFVQFRIYSKGNQAGQQSKSVGGTA; the protein is encoded by the exons ATGGCGAGCCTCATCATGAGCCTCCCATCGATACTCCAGGCGCCCACCGCCGGTGAGGCCCTGTCGGGAATCTTTGGCAGCGTCTCTCTCACGGCCTGGAtatgcctcctcctcccacaatTAATCGCAAACTACAAGTCCAAATCTGCCGACGCGCTGTCCATGAaattcctcctcatctggcTCCTCGGTGACATTGCCAACCTCTCCGGCGCGCTCTGGACTtccctcgccccctcctcgaTCGCTCTCGGCATGTACTTTTGTGTCGCCGACTTGATCCTCATCACCCAGTGCACCTactacaacaccatcaacgcccGCCGGCGCGCACGcgaacagcaccaccaccaccctggtCACCGCAGGcactcccaccgccacccctcTGCCGACTCTGACACCACCGCAGTGGAAGACACCCCGGCCAACGAGGAAACACCCCTTGTAACCGaacaccgccgccccagGTCCGACTCCCAGACCCTCCTGCCCGGCTCCCACAGACGCCACTCcacccaccgccgccgccgctcgTCTAACCTCGACCCGTTGACTAGAATCATAACCGGCGAGGACGACACCCCTGACTCCAACCCATGGCTTCACaacgccctctcccttctAGCCGTGTGGGTGGTAGGCGGAGCAGGGTGGTTCGTCTCCTACCGGATGGGTGCATGGGACTCCCCAGACGTTCCGGTCGACACCGAGCCCATCTCTGCTGAACCACAGGCGATTATCgggatggtgttgggctACATCTCGGCTGTTTGTTATCTCTG TGCGCGCATCCCCCAAATCATCAAAAACTACAAGGAGAAATCGTGCGAAGGCTTGGCCCTGCTGTTCTTTTTGCTCTCCCTAACAGGCAACTTCACCTATGGAGCCAGCGTGATGAGTTACAGCCAAGACAGGGACTACCTCCTCAGGGCCCTGCCGTGGCTACTCGGGAGTTTTGGGACGATCGTCGAGGACGGGGTCATTTTTGTGCAGTTTCGGATATACTCCAAGGGGAACCAAGCTGGGCAGCAGAGTAAAAGCGTTGGGGGCACGGCTTGA
- a CDS encoding hypothetical protein (EggNog:ENOG503NZTQ; COG:S), with protein sequence MRLSSVAVSAAALRGALAWGGFGHITVAYIASNFVSDSTTSYLQTLLRNDTGDYLAGVATWADSIRYTKWGRFTSGFHFIDAHDNPPTYCGVDYDRDCKKEAGCVVSALQNYTSQLLDTELPLWRRAQAAKFVIHFVGDIHQPLHTEDVARGGNGIHVTFEGKELNLHHVWDTSIAEKLVGGIRRKPYPFAKKWADELTEEIKSGKYAAESKSGWLRGTNITDPIATALGWAVEGNALVCTTVLPEGAEAIEGQELGTDYYEKAAPVVEEQVAKAGFRLAAWLDLIISSLKTLELPASSEPEPDLDSDVPGDL encoded by the exons ATGAGGCTATCGTCTGTTGCAGTGAGCGCTGCAGCGTTGCGGGGGGCCTTGGCGTGGGGAG GCTTTGGTCACATTACCGTCGCCTATATCGCCTCCAACTTCGTCTCTgactccaccacctcctaTCTTCAGACCCTCCTCCGCAATGACACCGGCGACTACCTCGCCGGCGTTGCTACCTGGGCAGATTCTATCCGGTACACCAAATGGGGCCGCTTCACCTCGGGCTTCCACTTCATCGACGCCCATGACAATCCGCCGACCTACTGCGGCGTAGATTACGACCGTGACTGCAAGAAAGAAGCCGGTTGCGTGGTCAGCGCTTTGCAGAACTACACCTCCCAGCTTCTTGATACTGAGCTTCCACTCTGGCGGCGAGCACAAGCAGCAAAGTTTGTGATTCACTTTGTTGGTGATATTCACCAACCTCTACATACCGAGGATGTGGCGAGGGGAGGCAACGGAATTCATGTTACGTTTGAAGGAAAAGAGCTGAACTTGCACCATGTGTGGGATACGAGCATTGCCGAGAAGTTGGTGGGCGGCATTCGCAGGAAGCCGTATCCGTTTGCGAAGAAATGGGCCGACGAGTTGacggaggagatcaagagtGGGAAGTACGCGGCGGAGAGCAAGTCCGGCTGGCTAAGGGGGACGAATATCACGGATCCGATTGCTACGGCTCTAGGGTGGGCGGTTGAAGGCAATGCGTTGGTTTGCACTACCG TATTGCCAGAAGGCGCGGAAGCCATCGAGGGCCAGGAGCTGGGAACGGACTACTACGAAAAGGCCGCTCCTGTCGTCGAGGAGCAGGTTGCAAAGGCTGGCTTCCGGTTGGCTGCTTGGTTGGACTTGATCATCTCGAGCCTCAAGACTCTTGAGCTGCCAGCCTCGTCGGAGCCAGAGCCAGATCTGGATTCGGATGTGCCAGGAGACCTCTAG